The nucleotide sequence gatatgtgtttaaattataaagacgaatacaataattaaattcaacgtgAATATGTAAAGCTGaaaactttatttaattaaacctaacctttataaaaaaaatctaccACGTGTAAATTGCAATAAAACATTACGATGATAGAGACAAtgaaataatacaattaaatctaacctttacacaaaaaatttctcaaggCCCAACAGTCATTTAATACCTGTAAactctaataaaataatacgataatagagatatcaaaataatacgacTAAACCTAAACTttgcacaaaaaaaaaattcaaagcaaagattttaaaataacacaattaaacctaacctttacctataaaaattattcaaagccgaccaacatttatgtagcacttgtaaactacaacaaaataatacgataaaatagatattaaaataatacaattaaacttaaattttacacacgaAAATTCCTCCATTGACAAAAACAataaagaagttgagggttaaaaaGTTAAGCGTCCACCAATCTAGACAATAACCGAATCATTGAAACATACGTCTTTTGTTTTATTAAgttgtaaataaatttttttcatgcAATAGAAGGCTAGAAAACCCTAATGAATTCAAGAATGAAAAATCTTattaatcatcaatcaaaatcaaaacaaaaagaaaacataGAAGTAGAAGAATCATACGTATGTTTCtagtaaaatttatcaaaaatactatttaaatagaattatagatattcttttttatataaggtaaaattttaattgatatagAAGTgctaaatattatattttttgcttGAATCCAATAATCTTTTTCCTttccattcatttttttttaaagagaataTATTTGCTTCctaaaattcttaccttaaaaaGTGATAGGAATTTTTTGTTACCATGCATACTtttcttaaataatataaaattttaattcttaaatatattttttttcctttccccgttaatttaattccttttaaagattttaccataaacattttaacgtgcatctcaatatatatagaagtatttccttaaatattttaatttcctttttacgttaatttaattccttttaaagattttaccataaacattttaacgtgcatctcaatatatatagaagtatttccttaataggattctattttaggagtatttttttaattcatcaaaggaaaatattaattaattttctttccatatagtttaggagtcccatatattttaagattctagttaatataataaaaataattagtaaataataaattaaaaaaaagtgaaaagacagttttgccTAAATAacagtcttttaatgaagggcaaaaagttcaaaatcacttttctaagggtcttcacacttttaatatatatatatatacactttataTATAGAGTTTCAGTCGAAGTTTGCGGGTGGCGTGCCACTCCCAAAACCCTTAATAAATTCGCCCCTGCCTCTACCTTAGAggagaggtagagaggttgtttctcgATAGATCTCAACTCAAGGCAACAACAGTCTAGAAATGAATAACAATAGAAGTACAAGAAAATAATAGGTAGCTAACAAAAAATCGGATATCGACAAAAACAAGACTACcgcaaaaatcacaaaaaattcaagaacaagacGCTACAAACATAGCACTGTATTATTACCAGCACAGATAACAAAATATATTACTCCTACCTATTAGCAAGTATTCCTTTTTTAATTCACGTCCTCCATATCTTTTTAACTGCTTATTATAttgtttactattattattattattatcattattattattaacataaatCTCGACAATTTAGAGTTTAATTCCagaaaatttcaagattttgcataattactgaaaatctcaatGTTGGAtccgtcgagatacataattagctcccgatacatccaataaagatacattttttcttttgtaaagctACATAATTAGTTCCCggtactttttttttcaattttgggtctgtcgagatacataattagctctcgatacatccaatgaagatacataattaattgaaatttttataattactttgtaaggatggaaatttgtgtaaatatggtaagttaaagtgtatgtttatatttttttattataatttattacaaaaacatttttttttttttttaaaaaggtcaaGACGCTCCATATAAGGCCCACAAGCCCAAAAAGGCCCATTAATTCCAaccaaaaaaggaagaaaaataaataaaaacgtTACTACTTTTATTCAGCCCCGCTACTTCCGTCACAttggaattttaaatttttttatttagacaTAAATACCCCTAACAAATCATCTAATTCCCTTTAACTACCTTATATTAGTCCAAAAAAATAACTAAACCTCcagcattttcaagaaaaaattccAAGAATCGTATAGATTCTGACACCCTTTTGCCGCTCTtactttttcaactctttgattcagtaatttctctttcttttatttttttataattctttttgttttttttgtgtgtatttttttgatatataattttaattgagttgatatatagtctttttttttatgtgtgtgaCTTTTagtgattttagttgatttatcgAGTTCTTGAACTGTTTTGGAGCCACAAATCTATGTAATTTCATGTAGGTATATGTGTTCTTTGAATCTTGTAAGTgttacttttggattcttttgtttTGGGGGGTTAAATTGGTGGAAAtgttaattaaaaatgaattttgacttgatttttcagatgtttttttttttttttttgattatttaccATGATTATCTGTTTTTTCAGAAGGATTTGATAAGTTTTTGAAGTTATTTGAGTTGTTCTTGTGCTATTTGTTTTGTGgggtattttatttattttcagtagaaGGTTGATTTTGGAAAGTTAAGTAGTATAGTTTCTTGTTTTGAGGTTTATTGAAAAGGGTTTGTCTTGGTTGATAAATGTATCTGGTTTCTGTTTGATATTTGGGATTCAAGggtttgttcatttttttctgttttaatgttttttctagttttagtttttggatAAATGTGATGATTGTAATTTGAGATGGTAACAGCCGTTCACAGTTTCAAGCCGCGGAAACAGCCTCCGGCAGAAATGTAGGGTAAGGCTGCGGACAATAGAACTCTTGTGATCCGGCATCTTCCCCTGGTCTGGCGCATGGCGGGAGCTTTAGTTCATCGGGCTGCCTGCTATTTCATCCTTTGGTACTTGATTTGAGTTGTTAGTGAGTAGTAGAGGGTTGTCTGGCTTATCCTTCCGTGCTAATAGTCGTAGTATATATCCGATAGTTTCTCGTCCTTTGATTTTTTCACTATCTACCGTCTCTTGTACTTTGATTATCATACTTTCTTGTTGTAGTTACTGTACTTCTTTCATAATTCTTTGCCATGATTTTTTGTAGTATTTTCCATGATTTTTCacttttgttatttgtttttttcAATTGGCTTTGATATGTTTTTACTTGAGCAGAAggtcggaaacaacctctctacctcccaaggtaggggtaaggtttacatacactttaccctcctcagaccagaccccactttatgggattacactggggaTGTTGTTGTTCTTTGGTACTTGATTTGGTGTTCTGATATAGTTCATAAATTTGTGAAGTTTTCTTAATTATCATGTATTAAATATGGATTAATAATCTCAGGTGGATTTGAATGATTAAAAGGTGTTTATAGGGTTTAACAGGGGTAGGGGTAGTATGGTCTTTTTATGTTATGGTAGACTATCATTCTCAGATTGACAGAGTGTGCTCATAACTGTTTCTGACATTAATGATTTTTTATCAGGTTTAGGAAACAGATTGATTCCTTGTGGCATGTGGGGgtcttttgaaaattttcttgcTTTTAAAGAAGGGTTAGTGAAATAGATGCTCCCATTTGCTTCCCCCTTGGTGAAAACTCATAGTAGCTTATGTTGCACACAGCAAGCAAATGTGTTTTACATTTTTCTGCTTGGAGTTTGTTAGTTCTTGAAAACTAATTGATCCACTTGAACCTCAGTACTAGCAGGTAAAAAGTTATTTCTTGGTAGTTCAATGATGGAATCTCATTCGGATTGATGAAAGAACATGTAtatctttcttcttttaatggcgttcagcttaccgaggacatgataGGAGGGTGTGGAGGTTGAGGATTCGGGTAGAAGGCTAGCAGTAAATAGTTTCGCTTCATGTGTCTTCTGCTtagtagtattagtattattttactattccgtATTTCCCATTCTTAGTTTTCTATACTACTTCTTGTATTGTATACCTCCGTTTTCTGTTCTCTTACTATCCTACTGTTGTTACTGCTTATGTCTTCATAAATATTGTGTTTTTGCTTTCCTTGCcgagggtttatcggaaacaacctttctacttacCAAggttgggtatgttgttgttgaagactACAACAACAACTTTTGGTTAGCTtgcaatattttcatgaatggatGATTTGTGAGTGCACTTGAGTGGTTGTTTATGAGtgttttcttgaaaaatgttcTTCCCCTTGAGGTGTGTTAGAACTAAATGCCTTTTGAAATTGTTTTGGTATGAACGATTAGCATAGCATCCTACTATTTGGGATTGAGGTGTAGTTGATCGATTGATAATTCTGGTCAAGTTTAGCTAGCTGTTGTTCCAGTATCTCTGTAAACTCTGAATTACTTTTGATTTTGAGTGTCTGGAACACAATGTGTTTTCTTAACCAACCTCAGTTAGGCCCTTTGTCCTTTGAAATCTCATGGACTAGTTTGTATGTGTAGATTCATGTACAGTCTCCATACATAGAGATGAAgaagtttttcttttttcgatCATCAACTAATGATGCAAACAAGACCCCGTCACCACCATCAAAGTCGAAGGAAGTTTCTTCTCCAAGTCTTAGAAGGAGTGTTTCATTGTCATCTGGATCCTTCTACGACAGCGGGTCAGGAAAAAAGAATTTCAGGGATCTGAGCAAATCTCCCTGTCACAGTAAGAAAGTTCAGCCTAAGAAATCTGGTCGTGATTCAAGCCGGTATGCATCTCATTTTCTGTAGCTTCTTTTTAACACTTACACTGATGCTTTAATTTGCATTTGCTTCTCCAAAGTAATGacaaatttcatgatttctgTCAGTGGTCGTACACGTACTCCTGAAAGGCAACCCCCAGAGAATTTCTTCCAGACGTGTGATACAGAAGATGGTTATTTCATAGGGAAGCACTGTTATGGTGCATCTTTCAGATCACACCACTATGATCCATCGGAGAGCCCCTCTCGTAGCTCCAGTAATGTCTCAAGCAAAGTTTTGGATCGCTATATAGATGGGGAGCAAGAGCAAGAAAAGAGCACCTCAGCGAATCACTATCCTACGGAAGATCATAGTGAGATTGGTTATGCTGGCAGACAACTGCCTCCAAGAGTTCTCCATACTGGTCCTGGTTCGCCACTACCTGATGTCAGGAAGCAGAGACCAATATCTCAATCTTTCAGAGAGACAAAACCGTCTAAACTTGGTTTTACGTCTGGAGAGTTGGGCGAGATGGGTTTTGAACATGAATCTCCACGAAAACTTGCAAAGAAGGTGGTTGAGAGGCTCTCTCAGTCTCGGTCAATGGCAAAAGTAAGTTCAGAAGATTTTGGTTCTGATGGTCCAATTACTATTGAAGATATCTACAGTGGAAATTTAAGTAGATGTCCGAGTGTATGTTCTGACGGTGTTCCCCGGAAGAGCTGTTCAGCAGATGATTCTAATGGTAAGACCTATGAATATCACCATGGAGAGATTCCTGGCTTTGGTGAGAAAAACTATTTGGGAGTGGAAGATGATTCAGATTTGGTACTATTGAGAAAACTTAAGGAAGCCGAGGAGCGTGCTGTGTTGCTCTCGGAAGAGCTTGAAGAGGGAAAGTTTCTTCATGGCAGAGGCCTTAGTGTTCCAGTGTTGATTCAGACTATTAGAAGCTTGACAGAGGAGAAGGTACAAATGGCTTTTGAAGTTTCAAGCGTGCTACGGAATCAAGTTGCTGAAAGGGCTTCTGCTAAGGAAGAAACCGGAATATTACAGGCAGAACTAGATTCACGGACACGAAGATTGGAGACAGAAAAGAATGAGTTACAATCAGCGCTGGAAAAGGAGTTGGATAGAAGATCCAGCGAGTGGTCTCTAAAACTTGAGAAGTACCAAATTGAAGAACATAGACTCCGTGAAAGGGTGAGGGAGCTTGCAGAGCAGAATGTCTCTCTACAACGGGAAGTGTCTACATTTAATGAGAAGGAAGTAGACAATAGAAGCAAAATATCATCAACAGAGAAACAAGTCGAAGATTTGTCTAAAAGAACAGAGGAAGTGTCAGAAgagaatcaaaatctaaggcaGCAGCTTTCTCAGTTACAAGAGGAATATCGAGTAGCTCAAGATGATCGAGATTATGTCCGGGAAAACTACCAGGAAAAGGTTAAAGAATGCGAGGACCAGCACAGATCTATTGCTAGATTGCAAAGGACTTGCAAT is from Capsicum annuum cultivar UCD-10X-F1 chromosome 5, UCD10Xv1.1, whole genome shotgun sequence and encodes:
- the LOC107871346 gene encoding protein bicaudal D isoform X1; translated protein: MCSLNLIHVQSPYIEMKKFFFFRSSTNDANKTPSPPSKSKEVSSPSLRRSVSLSSGSFYDSGSGKKNFRDLSKSPCHSKKVQPKKSGRDSSRGRTRTPERQPPENFFQTCDTEDGYFIGKHCYGASFRSHHYDPSESPSRSSSNVSSKVLDRYIDGEQEQEKSTSANHYPTEDHSEIGYAGRQLPPRVLHTGPGSPLPDVRKQRPISQSFRETKPSKLGFTSGELGEMGFEHESPRKLAKKVVERLSQSRSMAKVSSEDFGSDGPITIEDIYSGNLSRCPSVCSDGVPRKSCSADDSNGKTYEYHHGEIPGFGEKNYLGVEDDSDLVLLRKLKEAEERAVLLSEELEEGKFLHGRGLSVPVLIQTIRSLTEEKVQMAFEVSSVLRNQVAERASAKEETGILQAELDSRTRRLETEKNELQSALEKELDRRSSEWSLKLEKYQIEEHRLRERVRELAEQNVSLQREVSTFNEKEVDNRSKISSTEKQVEDLSKRTEEVSEENQNLRQQLSQLQEEYRVAQDDRDYVRENYQEKVKECEDQHRSIARLQRTCNEQEKTIDGLRGFCEDVGKKCPANYDNQLEKLQVEQIRLVGVECALRKEVESSRIQIDSLRHENISLLNRLRGSGKEGGFSTFKLDQELCSRVCCLQNQALNLLRENSQLCGKLLEYTKENVRQNGGIDGQFLIECNVKIQGLKRGIETLTSSLQTVSSAINEKSYLVSSDSSRGDAHHQQNSQKPDEIKQSELKSETLLTTVLREKLYSKEMDIEQLQADLSAEVRVNDILKCEVQNALDTLSCAKHKLKDLELQLLKKDENINQLTNDLQECMKELGVVKGILPKVSQERDYMWEEVKSYSEKNMLLNSEINMLKKKVDTLDEDILMKEGQITILKDSIGGKPFDLLASPDSAGEFLLE
- the LOC107871346 gene encoding protein bicaudal D isoform X2, whose protein sequence is MKKFFFFRSSTNDANKTPSPPSKSKEVSSPSLRRSVSLSSGSFYDSGSGKKNFRDLSKSPCHSKKVQPKKSGRDSSRGRTRTPERQPPENFFQTCDTEDGYFIGKHCYGASFRSHHYDPSESPSRSSSNVSSKVLDRYIDGEQEQEKSTSANHYPTEDHSEIGYAGRQLPPRVLHTGPGSPLPDVRKQRPISQSFRETKPSKLGFTSGELGEMGFEHESPRKLAKKVVERLSQSRSMAKVSSEDFGSDGPITIEDIYSGNLSRCPSVCSDGVPRKSCSADDSNGKTYEYHHGEIPGFGEKNYLGVEDDSDLVLLRKLKEAEERAVLLSEELEEGKFLHGRGLSVPVLIQTIRSLTEEKVQMAFEVSSVLRNQVAERASAKEETGILQAELDSRTRRLETEKNELQSALEKELDRRSSEWSLKLEKYQIEEHRLRERVRELAEQNVSLQREVSTFNEKEVDNRSKISSTEKQVEDLSKRTEEVSEENQNLRQQLSQLQEEYRVAQDDRDYVRENYQEKVKECEDQHRSIARLQRTCNEQEKTIDGLRGFCEDVGKKCPANYDNQLEKLQVEQIRLVGVECALRKEVESSRIQIDSLRHENISLLNRLRGSGKEGGFSTFKLDQELCSRVCCLQNQALNLLRENSQLCGKLLEYTKENVRQNGGIDGQFLIECNVKIQGLKRGIETLTSSLQTVSSAINEKSYLVSSDSSRGDAHHQQNSQKPDEIKQSELKSETLLTTVLREKLYSKEMDIEQLQADLSAEVRVNDILKCEVQNALDTLSCAKHKLKDLELQLLKKDENINQLTNDLQECMKELGVVKGILPKVSQERDYMWEEVKSYSEKNMLLNSEINMLKKKVDTLDEDILMKEGQITILKDSIGGKPFDLLASPDSAGEFLLE